The Deinococcus sp. Leaf326 genomic sequence GCCGCATAGAGCGACTAGCGATCATTCACAGAAGTCTTGACAAAGTTATGTCTGTGGCGTATTATGTTCAGACCGGACTGGAAGCGCCGAAGGTGTGCTTGCCTGCCTGAACGGAGGGACCGCCCAAGGCCCCAAGACTGGATTTCACCGTGCCCCCTGCCTGTTCCCGGCGGGGGGCGCGTGCTGCGTGACCATGAAGACACAGGGCTGTCCGGCCCGGCGGGGGCGGGTACACTGCCCCCATGACCGAGCACAAGGACGTGGCCCTCCTCAGCGTCAACACGATTCGCACCCTGAGCATCGACGGGGTCCAGGCTGCCAACAGCGGCCACCCCGGCGCGCCGCTGGGCATGGCCCCGATGGCCTATGTGGTGTGGCAGAAATTCCTGCGTTTCAATCCCAAGAATCCCGAGTGGGCCGGGCGCGACCGCTTCGTGCTCTCGGCCGGGCACGCCAGCATGCTCATCTACTCGCTGCTGCACCTCACGGGCTACGACCTGCCGCTGGAGGAACTCAAGAACTTCCGGCAGTGGAACAGCAAGACGCCCGGGCACCCCGAGTTCTTCCACACCAAGGGTCTGGACGCCACCACCGGGCCGCTGGGCCAGGGCGCGGCCATGACGGTCGGCATGGCGATGGCCGAGCATCACCTCGCCGCGCAGTACAACCGCGAGGGCTTTGCCATCTTCGACAACTACACCTACAGCTTCCTGGGGGACGGCGACCTGCAAGAAGGCGTCAACCACGAGTCGGCCGCTCTCGCCGGGCACCTCAAGCTCGGTAAGCTCATCTGGCTGCATGACGACAACTCGGTGCAGCTCGATACCGCGACCTTCAAGGCCGAGTCCGAGGACACCGCCGAGCGCTTCCGCGCCTACGGCTGGGAAGTGCTGCGTGTGCAGGACGGCAACGACCTCGCCGCCATCGAAAGCGCCGTGAAGCAGGCGCAGGCCAATCTCGACCAGCCCACGCTGATTCAGGTCAAGACCGTGATCGGCTTCGGCAGCCCCCGCGCGGGCACGAGCAAGGCGCACGGCGAACCCCTGGGCGCCGACGGCGTGGCTCAGACGAAGGCGGCCCTGGGCTGGGATTACCCGGCCTTCACCGTACCCGCAGAGGTCGCGGCGCACATGGACGCCACCGGGCGCGGCGCCGCCCACGAGGCCGAGTGGCAGAAGCTCATGGACGGGTACCGCGCCCAGTACCCCGAACTGGCCGCCGAAGTCCAGGCCCTGCTGGAGCGCAAGCTGCCCGAGGACCTCGAGGCGGCGCTGCCGGTCTACGAGGTCGGGGGCAAGGCCGCCGCGACCCGCAACGCGGGCGGCGAGGTCATCAACGCGCTGGCCAAGGTGGTGCCGGGCCTGATGGGCGGCAGCGCCGATCTCTCGGGCAGCACCAAGACGACCATCAAGGACGGCGGCGAGTTCGCGCCGGGCAGCTACGAGGGCCGCAACGTGTACTTCGGGGTGCGCGAGTTCGGCATGTCGGCGGCGGCCAACGGTCTGGCGCTCTACGGGGGGCCGCGCCCGCTCGTGGGCACCTTCCTGGTGTTCGCGGACTATCTCAAGCCCGCCTTCCGCCTCTCGGCGCTCCAGATGCAGCCGGTGACCTACGTGCTCACCCACGACTCCATCGGGCTGGGCGAGGACGGCCCCACCCACCAGCCCATCGAGCAGCTCGCCATGCTGCGCTCGGTGCCGGGCGCGCACGTCATCCGTCCCGCCGACGCCAACGAGACGGCCGCCGCGTGGCTCATGGCCCTGGAATACGGCAAGGGGCCGACCGCGCTGGCCCTCACGCGTCAGGACCTGCCGATCCTCCCCCGCAACATCGAGGGAGTCAAGAAGGGCGGCTACGTGCTGCGTGACGCCGAGAACCCTGCCGTCATCCTGATCGCCAGCGGTTCGGAAGTGAGCCTCGCGCTGGAGAGTGCTGACGCCCTGGCTGCCGAGGGCGTCGCCGCGCGCGTGGTGTCCATGCCCTGCATCGAGGTGTTCCGCGAGCAGAGCGCCGAGTACAAGGCCAGCGTTCTGACGCCCGGCATCAAGCGTGTGGCCATCGAGGCCGCCGCCAAGCAGCCCTGGTACGAGTGGGTGGGACTGGACGGAGCCGTCATCGGCATGGACACCTTCGGGGCGTCGGCTCCGGCCAAGGTGCTGTTCGAGAAGTTCGGATTCAGCGTCGAGAACGTCGTCAAGACTGTCAAGAGCCTGAGCTGAGGCCCTGCGGGGGGGGTGGGCCTTCTCCCACCCTGCCCCAAGGTCTGGTGGCTTTAAACGTAAGGGACGTTGGGTTTGGGCTCACATGACTGGGCAGGTGGGTCGGGCAGACTCGGGGCATGAAACATCTGATCTTCCCGACGGTGGCCCAGGCCGACGCTTTCGTTGCTGACCTGCGTGCTCAGGGCGCTATCCAGCCCGAAACCCGCGACACCACCTGGACGCGCCGTTCGGGAACGACGGGTGACCTGAGCGCCTCCGGTACGAGCACCGGCGCTTCGAGCATGACCAACCCCCGCGGTTCCACGACCATGAACGACACCGCCTACGACACCACGACGGGCGCGAGCCCCGCGGCCGAAGATGCCGGCGCGGGCGCCGTGGCCGGGACGGGCGTGGGCGCCGTAGTCGGCGCGATCGCCGGCACGGTGGCGACGGTAGCGACCGGCGGTCTCGCCGCCCCCATGATCCTGGGCATGGCAGCGCTGGGCTCGGGCGTGGGCGCAGGCGTGGGTGCAGTCGGCGGCGCGGCGGGCGTGGACGAGAACAACGACGGCCGCACGGCGGACAACGACGCCTACGCCACCCGCACGGGCAGCGACATGGGC encodes the following:
- the tkt gene encoding transketolase → MTEHKDVALLSVNTIRTLSIDGVQAANSGHPGAPLGMAPMAYVVWQKFLRFNPKNPEWAGRDRFVLSAGHASMLIYSLLHLTGYDLPLEELKNFRQWNSKTPGHPEFFHTKGLDATTGPLGQGAAMTVGMAMAEHHLAAQYNREGFAIFDNYTYSFLGDGDLQEGVNHESAALAGHLKLGKLIWLHDDNSVQLDTATFKAESEDTAERFRAYGWEVLRVQDGNDLAAIESAVKQAQANLDQPTLIQVKTVIGFGSPRAGTSKAHGEPLGADGVAQTKAALGWDYPAFTVPAEVAAHMDATGRGAAHEAEWQKLMDGYRAQYPELAAEVQALLERKLPEDLEAALPVYEVGGKAAATRNAGGEVINALAKVVPGLMGGSADLSGSTKTTIKDGGEFAPGSYEGRNVYFGVREFGMSAAANGLALYGGPRPLVGTFLVFADYLKPAFRLSALQMQPVTYVLTHDSIGLGEDGPTHQPIEQLAMLRSVPGAHVIRPADANETAAAWLMALEYGKGPTALALTRQDLPILPRNIEGVKKGGYVLRDAENPAVILIASGSEVSLALESADALAAEGVAARVVSMPCIEVFREQSAEYKASVLTPGIKRVAIEAAAKQPWYEWVGLDGAVIGMDTFGASAPAKVLFEKFGFSVENVVKTVKSLS